A stretch of DNA from Tubulanus polymorphus chromosome 6, tnTubPoly1.2, whole genome shotgun sequence:
tctaTATATTGCAAAGAAATTAAGGGTGTTcttatattattttcaaatggattcGTGTACGCCCTTGTATACTAAAATGTATATTATTTCTCGATGAAATTCTTGATTTGCTTTATTTTTCTTCGGATATCTGCTTACAACGCAACTTTCATTGGGGAAATCTATAATCTAACATAAGAGGATTCGCTCTACGAttgactgtggcaatcgaagATTCTGCTAATGGCAAGCGacgatccaccaggttcgcttGTGTGCATTCGGACAACGATGCCAGATTGCTTTTAAGATTCAATCGAAGCTAGAATTTATGAACGGTgaatatacagtcaaccccaaCAATCTAGAGACATAACTTACCAAATGTTTTTAGTGGGAAGCTCGATGGGATCAGGCATGATACTGTTGCTGAGTGACAAGCGGGTACGAGTCCTACTGACCGCTTCATTGAGCGGGCAACATCGCGAGGTTACATGAAGACTTCAATAGGGTAAGTCTTAGAACCAAGATCCGAAGATTACATGAAGGCTAAATAAACATTTGATCGGGTCGTACCACTTCATACGCACGCCGTCTATAGCCCAGGCAGCTGGTGACACACACGATCCTCGATGTAGTACACGCATTGTTTTAGTAACTTGTCCATAGTAAATGTTGACGAATGGtgtcaaaatatatacatgtagtacaATACAGGGTCGAATCTTGCTTTTTGGGGGAAAGGGGGCCCGTAGAGGGTCTACTTGACAATGCAGAGTGACCAACGAAGCGCCGGGGGTTTggaaactttgaaaaattaaccCATTCCGATTCCGCCGAGGAGAAATCCTGGTTGAAAGTGAAATATCTTCACAATTTCACCATCTTCTTTTTTCCAAGAAAATTCCACGTTAATCGGCCGGAGGAAACTGCGCCCAACATTCTTTTTTAGAGTTTTTCTTaaaccaaaatcaaaaattgtatAAAGAAATTGTGAGAATGATTCTgacaatttctttttgattaagTGCCTTTTAGATCTTTATTGAGAaaataatttcgttaataGAGCATTAGTGacgattgaaaatatttattcattgccatcctcgcttgccaagggtccagtatcactcccgaactcgcttccaccagctcggggaacagctttagcgtagtgggttcgaatcccttgacgggtgaggATGATTCATTGCCAAAATAGGGGCATATGCCGACCGTCTAATGCTGCCTCTGCGTATAACATTAGCGGGGGaaacgtgaactaacataatattcgcttgccagagtcttcgaaTGTCCGCATTTGACAAACTAtttaccgatttgcgggccggattccgagACGATTCTCAGACCCTTGAAAAAGCACAAAATCTACTCTCAACTGGCAATTTTCCGTAATAGAATAGGTCTTGAAAGAGTAATTTTGTATTGGGGTAGTTTGCATTTTCCTCGGATCTCATGGAACCAATTAATGTCACTTGTGTAGCAAGGACACGCTAGTTCCCCCAAATGTGGTGCGTGGCGTGGCTTTTGATTACTATCACATTTCGAATGGCAATtaagatttttagaaaaattccaCCATACACAACTATCTTTTGTTACGTAATATGGCTCCAGCACTCAGGCACTGGTCGGCAAACCTCTATCCAATAGGATTCGAATCCAATCCATTAGCTATGAACGAAAGCCcaaatataaataaagtttttcatgtacatatagaaatcgatcattttatttttttcatattccaTCGAAAAATTAGCCCATTAACTTTGATGAGGATAACCGCTAGTTACCTGTCTATGAATGAGAGTAACAGATGGAATGCACGATCTGTGACAAGTCCGTTTATGTTTCTGTGTAAATTCGAACAGGAATTCACACGCATGAACAAAATATCCGCGTAGCTGAATGGAGTTTGTTAACATATATGAACTGAAACAAGCACTGCTTCATAGTCTTAAATCAAGGACCTATATCTCTAATCCGCACGAGTTTTCAACGAACGCGTTGTCACTTTATCCTTTTCTctagaaaatacaaaacattgaaatcaatCTCACTATAGATATGGAAATCGATTAGGGACATGTGCATAATTTTGACGAAgtaaaatttttttcttcataaatTGGCAACAAAAAAATGGATGCCCCAAATCAGCAACCATATATAATTGAGTCAATcattcaaagaaaaatatatctaCAGGTAAAAGTGTTTTTCTAACATGAacatgaaatttgaatatatatatactcacATCACATGAACAACAGCTCCCCAACCAGAAACACAATCACGATCAAATGCATTTAGTAACGCTTGagatattgtttcaaatagaTCATCAGGTTCCTGTAAAACACGTAGTGgacattattttcaaaccatTCAAAGTCGAAGCGACTTTCGCTTTCAAAGAGGTGAACCGATGGAACTCCAACGCATCTGTGGCAATAGTgttccacttatggcaagcCAGGTTCTGCTGCACAACtcttctacatttcagttaaaatcaaatatgaaaatgttctcttaaacaaatcgattatTTATGAAAAGTACTATACCAGTCACTGAgcagtaaatgaatataatgtatatttgaTGGGCTCTGTGATAATGCATGGATTTGGGAGCCTATAAATTCAGTTCATAACTAATTTTCACAACTTAAGAATGAATACTTGTTACACCCTCAGGTGAGGTAGCTGGTGTTGCAGCTCGCCACTGCCAAAGAATGGCAATCTATTTTAAGTTAAGTTTAAAACCTGCTTACCATATTGGGTTCCCATAAAGATTCGCACATGCCGTACATTTGTTCATTACAGGTACCGCTGACGACGAAATCTTCAGTGATCATCGGACAACCGATGAGATCCATAGACGCGATAAACGGTTTACCAGTCACATGATCTAATCCAGCGATAACAGGCTCCACAAAATACGGCCCAAACCTAAAAAAGTTACACATGTACTAACTATTGAATACTGTACATGATCGACAAATATTGGCCCCGATGGTCTGAGAATTTATTAagagggatcattcatttattacgcaCGCacaaataatttgaatttttcaaatatttctcaCCTTCTTTCATATAACAAATTTGACACCATACTCATGAATACATGTGGTTTTATGGGACGATTCTCTTTAAGTTCGTATATGTTTTTGCGAAATCGTAATCTTTGGTGCCTGAAAGAGAAACAAACAAGTGATTATCACTTCGATGTACatgttatcaaaaatacatgaagAGGATTTTTGATGTTTAATCTACAAGGAGTGCCACACATCCCTCTCAGTAAGAGAGTGAAACCATTCACCCGGTGCACATTACGTCTCCAGTGTCCTACACAAGTGGGTTTAAAATAGGGGCAGAAGCAACCGTCCCATATCAATTTTACATCCACCCACATTGGCTACCCATCTACATATAAAGTTCTCATCAATTATATCAATACTTACAGCCATCATTGCCGTGTAAAATACTGGGGTTAATGTGAAAAATAGGGGAATGTGACAGAAACCAAAAGTTTTGCTACTACAGCAGCCACAATGTCAAAAGAATGAATGCAGCCCTTCTAAAAACCCAGCATACAGAAAACACTGTTAGAGCCCTATGGTTTAATCAACTGCACAATTCATCCGATTTGATAAGCTATGATCACTCAATACTCAGTTCTCCTCCTAATTGCTATTAACTTACACAGTTTGTACATCCGTAGCTAAACCGGGAAGTCCTAAATACAGACGCGGTCCCATCTCGAAGACTTTCTGAAAGTCAGTAGATACGGTTTGCGCCTGAACGCCGAATCGCGTATCAGTCGCGATCGCCACGCAATCTTTGCCAATCATAGCCATGATGGCAGCTCCGTTATATGACATGATACTCTACAAAAAGAAAAGAGATAATTTCAGAAATTGTCGATATTTTAGCTGAATATGTCAACGTGCTATTCGTTttatcaggatccagtttcacagtcaaATTCTAACGTGAACTGTGGAAGCGGATCCAAACAATACCAGCTACATATCACCCTTTCGTCAACCCTTGATGGTAGGATTAAATGTAaaatcatttcctttaaaaaagACCTCAACCATtaaactttacatgtttaaagGGGTTACTACTCGTTTGAAGTATATTCAACTAAGATAGGCCCTTCTCGATTGTGCTGTTCTGGAAGATAGAATATCGTTCTTGGTAGAAGATTTCAGTTGTCAGAGCCAGAAGAATTGTGTGGAAATGAGTAGAATTGGGCGTAGAACCTTCCGACGAAATGCAACAAATGTAAGAGAGAGTAGATTAAAATTTcaggaagagcacaactgaaAAGGCCACCATTCACTACGAATAGGAAAATAAGAAAAAGATAACTAACTACGCCTACAATTGGTATTCTATTATTCTAAAGAAATGACAAAAATTGTATCCCTCCAGGTTAAAGTTGTAGGCCTATGGAACGGTAAAATCGGTGATTTGCGAACAAGAAAATAACTGAAACCACTAGAAAAAAAGAGACGAATTGAATCACCccttcatcgtcatcatcctCGTCATCATCGTAGAATCTTCTGTGAACGTGATTATGTCTACGAAAAAAACTCTTTCGCACAAAAAACCGATGTCCggttaatttattgatttagaGACACGTATAAACAACgtatatcaaaaatgaaaaaaatcaaaaaagaaacaagGCACGtcattatacttgaaatatttagtGGGTGTGATATAACATAATCATAAAAACGGTTTATTCTTGATATTTACCATTTTATTGCTGTAACTGTGAACAATTTTACCGTCAATTGAATCTAAATTTACTATATTGCTTCGTCACCGGTAATCGGTAGGCGGCGCGTAAAATCTTTATCACTCGTCTGCCACAgtaagatcaattcaaatctttatTGATCACTATGTTACAGATTAAAACATAAGATTTCGAATGTCAACGAAGTCACAAATTTTAAgataagaaaatgaaataagcaCTTAATTCATACCGAGTAGAATTATAAGAAGAAGACAAAGATATATTGGTAGATTGATAACCAGCAAGGCGGTATTCGTGACTTATATTCATCACGCCCGTCACAGCATGCGGTACCGAGTCGGCCGCCTGGCCGGCAGCGATAACCCATATAACTAAATGCTTGTTTGTTtaactatattttctaacaattttttcttattaatcATTCAAAGTTTAACCGGCATTCACAAAGCATGTGTGGATCCAGTCAGTCTTGACGGCAGATCAACGTCAACGACAGTGTGTACGCGTGCTTGCAGTTCTCAGAGTTTTTTTGAGAAAAACTATGAAGCATTTGACTATTCATTGAATTGCCTAATCACGTGAATCATATAACCAACTATAGTAGTGTAAAGTAATCTGCCCTATCGACTAAATTCACATTTATTATCACAGCTGTACTGGGAGAATAGGGAAAATCCACGGTCCTGATCCTCCATTGCTCTGACGCTTTTTGATTCTTTTGAAATTGTCGTAGGAAGTGCAGTCTATAGGCAACTGTGCAGCTTTCCTGCCACCGCACTCTCGTGACTTCAAACCACACGCAGGTCGGATGATATCAGGGGGGTCCTCATTTTCACCGCTGGGCTCTATTAAcggaataaaaataaaactgtgaCACAGCGGGTCGTTGTCGGAAGCTTTCACACACGTGGACAAATTCGTGCTCATTTGCATAGGACCAATATCCGAGTCCGGACAACATATACCAGGCCTCCGCACGAAAtctgaaattaatgaatagcTACGATTACACGGTTTTCCGTTCCTTTGGTTGGGGTTTTTATCTACGACgtgaatatcattttattttgggGCTAATACAAATGAATTATAACACGATATATTTCGATTCGCGAAAACAtcgatgaatttgaaaatgtgtattcatagtaaaattatatatagtAAAATCTACTGTACTCGCCTGATTGGAGCAATTCCACGGCATTAACGTGTAGTTGTTTTCCAGACTTAACCGTCAACGGTTCTTCGATGGAATCCACGAAAAAACATTCATtctgttcgaatgaaaatgcGCGACAAATTCGAGGCTGCCGTCGATAGCAAAGCATCCCGCATTCCAGGATCGATTCGGCCGTGGTTGGTGAGATGGATAGGAAAGGATACGTAAATCCTTCTAGTTTTATGAAATTTCGTCCACGAAATGCACTATTTGTGACCATCAGATATCCGTAGAACATCCATAAGGCAAACACTTTCTTGTACATGGTGGTGCGGCTCTAGTTCAATAAATGAATCGGCTTCTCGTTACGCATACGTTTTGTAAAATGGTTGCACATCCATTATATATTTAAACATTTTGACTACATCATGATCGATGCTGCTACTAGAAAATGACAAGAACAATCGTATTACGAGATATAATTTCTTTCCACAAATTTACATTTCAGACTTAATtttctttcttattttttgaattattggtcGCGTAGACGATGCGACGATGCGAGAATACAATATTTAATGTCCATCGATCACCAATGCGTGTTGTTAAATCTTATTTGGGATAATCTAAAACAATCTACTTGGTGTGGTCACAAGAGTAAAACCAATCATGAAAACATTCATTGCTTCGGAGTTaagtatgaaatattggctaCTGCTCAGTGATCTATTTATTGTATTTAAGTAGAAGCACTGAACAGAAAAAATATGATAGGTTTCGCTGATGTTTTGGTCGGGTAGTATTTTTTCTGTAATGACAGTATATTAATGTACTTTAAATTCATAGATCAATTTCTCTGTTTTCCCcttttctgattttttgaCGACTTATGAACAATGTAAATTCTAATCACATGCGTTTAAATGTCATCAACTTTTTCATGTTATCAAAATCGTATCAATGTTTTTGCGTAAAGATAAAAATCCGAccatttttcaattaactttAAATACTTTCATGTACTACGTTTCTGTAACAAACCCAACACCCTTAAGACGTCCGAATTGTGGAATTATACAAATAGTAATATTATCTTgaaaattgctaaaatcatACATGCTGGTctcaaaaaaattgaaagaatatcaaatttttctaagttgTATCACGCCTTCGCCTCGCCGTACAACGTGTCTGTACGGCTTGCGGTTTTCCCATCAACCTGCCAACCAATATCTTCACCAACAAGATTCGGAATTAGACACGAAAACTAACATCGTCAGAAATTAagaattataatttatttttgagaAAACGATTAACTGTAGTGTAATTTGCGACTAATTTATTGAGAATCAATTGCCTTGCCTGCATTATAGAACCAACTAAAGTAGGCGTAAAGTAATCAACCTTAAATACTATTTCAGACATTTAGTACCCTCCTTGTACTGGTGGAGGAGGGCCAATGATCAATGGTCCTTTGGAAACGGCTCCTCCATTGCTTTGTCGATTTTTGATTCTTCTGAAATTGTCGTAGGAAGTGCAGTCTATAGGCAACTGTGCAGCTTTCCCGCCACCGCACTCTCGAGACTTCAAACCACACGCGGGTCGGATGATATCAGGTGGGTCCTTGTTTTTACCGCTGGGCTCTGGAGGAATAAATATAAAACTGTGACACTGCGGGTCGTTGTCGCAAGCTTTCCTACACGTGGTCAAATCGGTTTTCATTTGCATAGGACCGATATCCCAGTCCGGGCAGCATATACCTGGCCTCCGTATGTaatctgaaataaatgaatagctACGATTTACATAGTTTCCTACTCCCTCACTCATGATCAAGTAATATACAAAATTTTCGATAAGAtcagtaatatttttatttcttccGAGTGTAACCTCgtacaaaatacaaacataTTGACTCACTAGAATATCGTCAAATTTGAAAGAAGTTAAACTCTGTAACAGTTTCGTATTTTCACTGACTCACCTGGTTGGAGCAATGCCACTGCATTAACGTGTAGTCGCTTTCCAGACTCAACCGTTAACGGTTCCTCGATGACATCCAcgaaaaaacatttattctGTTCGAAGGCAAATGCGCGACAATGTCGAGGCTGCCGTCGAAAGCAAAGCATCCCACATTCCAGAATTGATTTTGCTGTGGTTGGTGAGATGGATAGGAAAGGATACGTAAATCCTTCTAGTTTTATGAAATTTCGTCCACGAAATGCACTTTTGGTGACCATCAGGTATCCGTAGAATATCCATAAGGCAAACACTATTTTGTACATGTTGGTGCGGCTCTAGTTCAATAAATGAATCAGCTTCACGTTACGCATACGTTTTGTAAATCGGGTCTTTGCACATGCATACtgtgtttaataattttgactACAGGGCGATCATGATTGATGCTGATACCAGAGAATCACACAAAACAATCGTATTACGAGCTATAACTTCTTTCCACAAATTTACATTTTGGACTAATTGAGCTAAATAAAGCCGATGACGCTATGTTTGTCAGAATAAATACCAAATCATCCAACAATaggtaaatgaatgaattaaactgGGATGGCTACATTGTGGTTATATTGCCGGTGCAATATGTTATGGTGCCATCGATCACCAATGTGTGTTGATGTTGAATCTCGTCATTCGGGACAATCCAACAACAATATACTCATGCGGTCACAAGCGCATAAAACAAACATGAAAACATTCGCTGCTTCGGAGTAAAGTATGAAATGATCGGCCATCGCTCAGCGATTGTACTCAGGTAGAATCACTGATAGAATAAATTTTAATAGGTTTCGTTGATGTTTAGGTTGGATAGGTTTCATGAATAGACAATAGATTGATTTAGATTGAAATTCATGCACCAATTTCTCTGCTAACcctttttcagatttttgacGACTTATGAACAATAGATATATTCACATCTGTTCAAATGTGATCAACTTTGTCATgttatatattgaattttttcccGTAGATTTGTTGAATCCATTTAAGTCGGCGTAGATTGTGCCCCCTGAGAGCGCTGCCAAAATGAAAGCAATGTAGTGTACTATATACAAATTTCTATATAATTGAGGTTTTGAAGCAATTAACTATGTCGTTAAAATGAGACGACATTTCGGTCACTTACTTGAGACAATTATCACCTCGACCTTCTACTGATAATTAAATGTAAAAAGTCATAATGGAGAATATCTTTTTCAGATTGCtctagtaataataataaatccgACCCTAATAGCGTTGCTCTTCAATTTGGGTAAATGACATCAGTGAAGTAAAAATTTCGAAGGGAACATGGAGTACAATAGCTTGGTAAATGCATTGACGATTTAAGTGAAGAACAATTTACCCGTTCTAGGGTACGGGGAGTTTTGATCATAAAGGCATTTTACAAATGAGATGTGCAGTAGCATTCCGAAATCTTGCATTTGACGCACAgtagatgaaaaaattaccaCAGGAATCTATAACTGTCAGCAACAATGAAACCTTACGAAACGTCATCTTTGTTTCATACGACACTGGATACTTTACTTCAAACAGAGCCATTACTCGATCTAGACTACCCGGCATTTCGCAGATAAAAAAGAATATCACAACCGTCGTTACCATTTTG
This window harbors:
- the LOC141907498 gene encoding proteasome subunit beta type-3-like yields the protein MSIMSYNGAAIMAMIGKDCVAIATDTRFGVQAQTVSTDFQKVFEMGPRLYLGLPGLATDVQTVHQRLRFRKNIYELKENRPIKPHVFMSMVSNLLYERRFGPYFVEPVIAGLDHVTGKPFIASMDLIGCPMITEDFVVSGTCNEQMYGMCESLWEPNMEPDDLFETISQALLNAFDRDCVSGWGAVVHVIEKDKVTTRSLKTRAD